ACATACTTAAGCGTCCTTCCTGCTATATCCAAATTAGCCAGCTGTTTAGCCAGTGTCTTCCCTGGCCATGTAAGTTCATATTTTTCTTTGCCTACTTCTTCAAACTGGCCAAGTTCCTGTTTTAAAGCATCAAAATCAACCTGTCCGTCCTTCACCGCAGCAGGAAAAAGTTTTGCAAGCTTTTTTACATTTTCATTTACTGGATTGTAAATTTCCTGCGATATTTTCTTTAATTCCATCCTTCATGCCTCCTGGCTATTTTATAAAGCCGTTTAATGTATCAATACAGCTTTTAATTTCTCCGTTTATTCTTGCCTTTTCAGACATTGTTGCTACTAATTTTAAATTAAATTTAAGCTGTTTAATCTTTTTTAATAGCTTCACAACGTACATTGACTCATCTATATTATAATACACCTTTGAATTGAGAGCTTCCAGTCCTTTGGTCCATATATTCAAATTAGCAATAATCATCATTTTTGTAAACATCTCATAATAAAATGTTAACTTATTTGCCCTGTTAATAATTTTTTCATAGCCTATGTATTCATCTATCAATCTGCCTTTTTCATCCGGCAAATACATAGAAATTGGCAGCGAATAAACAGTATCCTCAATCACTATCTGCTCCTTATCTTGCAGATTAAGCCTTTTGTAAGCTAAACAATATATACACTCTCCATTTTCACTCCAAAACCTTATGACTGCAAGGGGCTTTATCACTTTTTGCATTATTTCGCCCACAAAAGAACTATCTTTCAGCATTTTAAGTTTCACATCAAAGTATAATATCACCTGACAGTTGTATTCATCGTTAATAATTGATGGTATTTCTTCCCCTGCAATCTGATATTCAAGTACCACTTCCTGAACAGCATCCCTGAACTTTTTCTTTTCCTTAGGCGTCAAATCCGAATTTAAAAAGATTTTCGCATCAAACTTCTTATCAACCTTATATTTTTCAGGTACTCCCAGCA
The DNA window shown above is from Calorimonas adulescens and carries:
- a CDS encoding DUF4391 domain-containing protein, translating into MLGVPEKYKVDKKFDAKIFLNSDLTPKEKKKFRDAVQEVVLEYQIAGEEIPSIINDEYNCQVILYFDVKLKMLKDSSFVGEIMQKVIKPLAVIRFWSENGECIYCLAYKRLNLQDKEQIVIEDTVYSLPISMYLPDEKGRLIDEYIGYEKIINRANKLTFYYEMFTKMMIIANLNIWTKGLEALNSKVYYNIDESMYVVKLLKKIKQLKFNLKLVATMSEKARINGEIKSCIDTLNGFIK